The nucleotide window GCCGGCAACGGCATCGCCCGCGTCTACGCCGCATGCGCGGCGGCGCTGCTGGAACAGTCCGGCATGCAGGCGGCCGACGTGCGCGCGATCGGCGCCCACGGCCAGACCATCCGCCACCGCCCTGAACTGGGTTTCACGCGCCAGACCATCAACGGCGCCTTGCTTGCCGAGCTGACCGGCATCGATGCGATCGTGGATTTCCGTTCGCGCGACGTGGCCGCCGGCGGGCAGGGAGCACCGCTGGTGCCGGCCGCGCACCATGCACTGTTCGGCGCGCAGGGCAAGACCCGCGTGCTGGCCAACATCGGCGGCATCGGCAACATCAGCGTGCTGCAGGCGGGCGGCCACGTCATCGGCTTCGATACCGGCCCCGGCAACGTGCTGATCGACGAGTGGACGCGCCTCCACCTGGGCAAGCCCTACGATGCGGACGGTGCCTGGGCCGCCTCCGGCCAGGAATTGCCGCACCTGCTGGCCGTGCTCCTGTCCGATCCCTATTTCGCCCTCGCACCGCCGAAAAGTACCGGCCGCGACCTGTTCCACCTGGACTGGCTGCGCGCGCGCCTGGCCGGCTTCTCCAGCGCCGCCCCGGCCGATGTCGCCGCCACGCTGACGCGGCTGACGGCCGCATCGCTGGCACAGGCCATCCACGCGCACGCGCCGGAGACGGATGCGCTGTACGTGTGCGGCGGTGGCGCTTTCAACGGCACGCTGCTGCGCATGCTGGCGGAAGAACTGGGCCAGCGCGTGAAAGTGGAGACGACGGCGGCGCTGGGCGCCGATCCGTCCCACGTGGAAGCACTATGCTGGGCCTGGCTGGCCTGG belongs to Pseudoduganella albidiflava and includes:
- a CDS encoding anhydro-N-acetylmuramic acid kinase; protein product: MSLFIGMMSGTSLDGVDGVLVDFWAGSARTMATHHVPYPPELLDELRALQAASDNELEREALAGNGIARVYAACAAALLEQSGMQAADVRAIGAHGQTIRHRPELGFTRQTINGALLAELTGIDAIVDFRSRDVAAGGQGAPLVPAAHHALFGAQGKTRVLANIGGIGNISVLQAGGHVIGFDTGPGNVLIDEWTRLHLGKPYDADGAWAASGQELPHLLAVLLSDPYFALAPPKSTGRDLFHLDWLRARLAGFSSAAPADVAATLTRLTAASLAQAIHAHAPETDALYVCGGGAFNGTLLRMLAEELGQRVKVETTAALGADPSHVEALCWAWLAWRFDDRKAGNLPSVTGARGERVLGALYPR